ACCACACCAAATTTGACGTAGTTTCAGCTATTCTTcaccaatttttcgtttttcgggTTGTAAATCCGTTAATCCGTTAATCCATCCTGCTCGAAGGACCATTAATGTCAACGTCGATTACTGTAGAGCTTCGAATTATAAAACGACgaacaattaattttacacGAAATTCAGTTTATTGGTAATTCGACCATCTTCCTTGTGTTATTACAAGAcattgaacataaaatttccATCGACTATAACAACGTcaattttgcagaaaaaacCACCTTCACCACTAGACAACTTGCGAATATAAAATTTCAGGTCAAAGGACATATTCGGTTGAATGTATAGCTAAGACGCGACCaagtccactttcaaaaatagCCCATACAATGTTTACTTCAGtcaaaggctctataccaggcaaaagttgaccgattGTTAAACGTCGGATTCATTCCTTACATCCGCCGCTTATATagacaacaaatgaatgatcgtcatatggatttttattgtgcgcgaaacttttgaaaacgcaatcggtcaacttttgcctggtatagagcctttgcTTCAGTCAATAGTCAAAAGTcaattgtcaatgtcgtttgagatgtcaaatgagctgtcattttcacaaagctaaccacaatgttagaaaaatttatatggagctgtcattgtttgaggttagctttgtgaaattgacaactaatttgacactattttgagagaaaagccgttatttgacactgatctattagtaaaataatattttttccgTGTCTTCAATTAGAACCTGGAACATCAACTGCCAAAGTACATTTGTGAGCCATGCTCTGGACAGCTGGACATTGCATATGCATTTAAAAGAAAGTATGAAGATTCAATAGTCAAATTTGTGCGTCAGATGTCGGATCCAATCGAAAAAGAAGAATTCACGACAAGTGAAAGCAGCAGCACCATGACTGAAGATGTACCTGACATTAAACCACATgaaacaatgaattttaactacCCGGAGATGAATTGTTTCACTGTTACGGAGGAAATAACTGTTGAGGACAGTAAAGTTAAAGTCTCACCACaattactttcattgatgGATGATTTACGACCATCTGATGTGGGGAGGTTGACTTCAGATGAGAGTACCGATGAGACACAATATGAGGCGGCGGACCACTCTAGCACAGGTAATGACAGTGACGAGATTTATCGGTTATTGCCGCAAGccgttttaaataaaatatacaaATGCCACTATGGTCGTGGCACGAAACCATTCAAATGTGACGTGTGTTATAGATGGTTCAAAACGAAGGGCCATATCAAAGCTCATCGAATGCGACATATCGAAAGAGAGAACCGAATTAAATGCAACAAATGCTTGCTGATGTTTTTAACGAAGCCTCACTTCAATAAGCACAGATGCTGCACCAAATCAAAGGTTGTAAGTGTCGATGAATCTA
This Bradysia coprophila strain Holo2 chromosome X unlocalized genomic scaffold, BU_Bcop_v1 contig_130, whole genome shotgun sequence DNA region includes the following protein-coding sequences:
- the LOC119067965 gene encoding uncharacterized protein LOC119067965 isoform X1, giving the protein MIICRVCLDNSEQLIPLQSDNIEALPIVHMLKEFTIINLEHQLPKYICEPCSGQLDIAYAFKRKYEDSIVKFVRQMSDPIEKEEFTTSESSSTMTEDVPDIKPHETMNFNYPEMNCFTVTEEITVEDSKVKVSPQLLSLMDDLRPSDVGRLTSDESTDETQYEAADHSSTGNDSDEIYRLLPQAVLNKIYKCHYGRGTKPFKCDVCYRWFKTKGHIKAHRMRHIERENRIKCNKCLLMFLTKPHFNKHRCCTKSKVVSVDESIGTLKVASTIN
- the LOC119067965 gene encoding uncharacterized protein LOC119067965 isoform X2 codes for the protein MIICRVCLDNSEQLIPLQSDNIEALPIVHMLKEFTIINLEHQLPKYICEPCSGQLDIAYAFKRKYEDSIVKFVRQMSDPIEKEEFTTSESSSTMTEDVPDIKPHETMNFNYPEMNCFTVTEEITVEDSKVKVSPQLLSLMDDLRPSDVGRLTSDESTDETQYEAADHSSTDGSKRRAISKLIECDISKERTELNATNAC